In one Lujinxingia vulgaris genomic region, the following are encoded:
- a CDS encoding CTP synthase: MTRQRTTKFVFITGGVLSSLGKGITAAGLGALMENRGLRVSFIKLDPYINVDPGTMNPFQHGEVFVTDDGAETDLDLGHYERFTSTRMTRRNNFTTGQVYDSVIAKERRGEYLGATVQVIPHITDEIKARVLDASEDCDLMFVEVGGTVGDIESLPFLEAIRQLGIELGRENAVFLHVTLVPYMPAADEVKTKPTQHSVKALREIGIQPDFLVCRSDRDLPRDIKRKIALFCNVPTERVVTARDAKSIYEVPVLLAEEGIDHELATALNIWSRGTDLTEWRKIVDRIHNPRQEVTVGIVGKYVDLTDSYKSLNEALFHAGIANEVRVKLKFIDSEDLEQLEAEQLLGECDGILVPGGFGKRGTEGKIRAVRYARENDVPFFGICLGMQLAVVEFARNVAGLKDANSTEFNPQSSAPVIALMAEQENVKDKGASMRLGAYDCVLKDDSRSARIYGNTLISERHRHRYEVNNALRPALEEAGLVFSGTSPDGVLVEMIELPDQRWFIGCQAHPEFKSRPGQAHPLFASYISACLDSQQQRSGEETDS; the protein is encoded by the coding sequence ATGACCAGGCAGCGCACCACGAAGTTTGTCTTTATCACCGGCGGCGTCCTCTCCAGCCTCGGTAAAGGGATCACCGCCGCAGGCCTGGGCGCGCTGATGGAGAACCGCGGGTTAAGAGTGAGCTTCATCAAGCTCGACCCCTACATCAACGTCGACCCCGGGACGATGAACCCCTTCCAGCACGGGGAGGTCTTTGTCACCGACGACGGCGCGGAGACCGACCTGGACCTTGGTCACTACGAGCGCTTCACCAGCACGCGCATGACCCGGCGCAACAACTTCACCACCGGCCAGGTCTACGACTCGGTCATCGCCAAAGAGCGCCGGGGAGAATATCTGGGGGCCACCGTTCAGGTCATCCCGCACATCACCGACGAGATCAAAGCCCGGGTGCTGGACGCATCCGAGGACTGCGACCTGATGTTCGTGGAGGTCGGTGGCACCGTAGGCGACATCGAATCGCTGCCTTTTCTGGAGGCAATCCGACAGCTGGGCATTGAGCTCGGGCGTGAAAACGCGGTGTTTTTGCACGTGACGCTCGTGCCCTACATGCCGGCGGCCGACGAGGTCAAAACCAAGCCGACCCAGCACTCGGTCAAGGCGCTGCGCGAGATCGGTATTCAGCCCGACTTTCTGGTCTGCCGCTCCGACCGCGACCTTCCGCGCGACATCAAGCGCAAGATCGCGCTCTTCTGCAATGTGCCCACCGAGCGCGTTGTCACCGCCCGCGACGCCAAGTCGATCTACGAGGTCCCGGTGCTCCTGGCCGAGGAGGGCATCGACCACGAGCTGGCCACCGCGCTCAACATCTGGTCGCGCGGCACCGATCTGACCGAGTGGCGCAAGATCGTCGACCGCATCCACAACCCCCGCCAGGAAGTCACCGTGGGCATCGTGGGCAAATACGTCGACCTGACCGACAGCTACAAATCGCTCAACGAGGCGCTCTTTCACGCCGGTATCGCCAACGAGGTGCGGGTTAAGCTCAAGTTCATTGACTCCGAAGATCTGGAGCAACTCGAAGCCGAGCAACTTCTCGGGGAGTGCGACGGCATCCTGGTACCCGGCGGCTTTGGCAAGCGCGGCACCGAAGGTAAGATCCGCGCGGTGCGCTACGCCCGCGAAAACGACGTCCCCTTCTTCGGCATCTGCCTGGGTATGCAGCTCGCGGTGGTGGAGTTCGCCCGCAACGTCGCCGGCCTCAAAGACGCCAACAGCACTGAGTTCAACCCGCAGTCCTCCGCACCGGTCATCGCCCTGATGGCCGAGCAGGAAAACGTCAAAGATAAGGGCGCCTCGATGCGTCTGGGTGCCTACGACTGCGTGCTCAAAGACGACAGTCGCTCGGCGCGCATCTATGGCAACACGCTTATCAGCGAGCGTCACCGCCATCGCTACGAGGTCAACAACGCGCTTCGCCCCGCCCTCGAAGAAGCCGGGCTGGTCTTCAGCGGCACCTCTCCGGACGGGGTGCTCGTGGAAATGATTGAGCTCCCCGACCAGCGCTGGTTTATCGGCTGCCAGGCCCACCCCGAATTTAAGAGCCGCCCGGGCCAGGCCCACCCCCTCTTCGCGAGCTACATCTCGGCCTGCCTCGACAGCCAGCAGCAGCGTAGCGGCGAGGAAACCGACAGCTAA
- a CDS encoding ChaN family lipoprotein, whose amino-acid sequence MSAWREAGMALDMQVVTFRLLAGFGVAMVVGCAGAPTAPSPQEMHEKPSADRAVAELGPGIWEVATGERLDEPELMARLVEARYVIAAESHDDPWHHVVQDRIYRGVSQRAEGPVALGVEMVEARFQPALDAYVAAEIDEAQMLEGVQWEARWGMDWAMYAPMWRVARELGQPVIALNAPRELVREVGQGGLEALGEEERSALPELDLSDQDYRAWLGAIFSSHGMGEDEEALDRFFAAQVLWDETMAENAVAALTRIPELEAMVLLVGRGHAERGFGIPPRIARRIAGQEGDATRAEAQVMVVVPVSVAGEYGERMRDYRRLDYLQENNIADFVWIEAGDGDAAQSSDSKLED is encoded by the coding sequence TTGGATATGCAGGTTGTGACGTTCAGGCTGTTGGCAGGTTTTGGGGTTGCGATGGTGGTAGGATGCGCCGGCGCTCCGACCGCGCCTTCACCGCAGGAGATGCACGAGAAGCCTTCGGCTGACCGGGCCGTCGCCGAACTTGGGCCGGGGATCTGGGAGGTGGCCACTGGCGAGCGCCTGGATGAGCCGGAGCTGATGGCGCGGCTTGTGGAGGCGCGTTACGTGATCGCGGCGGAGTCGCATGACGACCCCTGGCACCACGTTGTGCAGGACCGGATCTACCGCGGAGTAAGCCAGCGGGCCGAAGGCCCGGTGGCGCTGGGCGTGGAGATGGTCGAGGCGCGCTTTCAGCCGGCGCTTGACGCCTACGTCGCCGCCGAGATCGATGAGGCTCAAATGCTTGAAGGCGTGCAGTGGGAGGCGCGCTGGGGCATGGACTGGGCGATGTATGCGCCGATGTGGCGGGTTGCCCGGGAGCTGGGTCAGCCGGTTATTGCGCTCAACGCTCCGAGGGAGCTGGTGCGGGAAGTCGGTCAGGGAGGGCTTGAGGCGCTTGGCGAGGAGGAACGCAGCGCGCTTCCCGAACTCGATCTGAGCGATCAAGATTATCGGGCGTGGCTCGGCGCGATCTTTTCCTCGCATGGCATGGGCGAGGACGAGGAGGCGCTCGACCGATTCTTTGCAGCGCAGGTGCTCTGGGATGAGACGATGGCCGAGAACGCCGTGGCTGCACTGACCCGGATCCCGGAGCTCGAGGCGATGGTGCTTCTGGTGGGGCGCGGGCACGCCGAGCGAGGGTTTGGCATTCCCCCGCGCATCGCGCGCCGAATTGCCGGTCAGGAGGGCGATGCGACGCGGGCTGAGGCTCAGGTGATGGTTGTGGTGCCGGTCAGTGTGGCTGGCGAGTATGGCGAGCGCATGCGCGACTACCGTCGCCTGGATTACCTGCAAGAAAACAACATCGCCGACTTCGTCTGGATCGAAGCCGGCGATGGGGATGCTGCTCAGAGTTCAGATAGCAAACTCGAGGATTGA